The Vibrio splendidus genome has a window encoding:
- the hutZ gene encoding heme utilization protein HutZ, whose translation MEHQVKQERLQGRLGPEIKEFRQERRTLQLATVDEEGRPNVSYAPFVQNQEGYFVLISDIARHARNLKANPQVSLMMIEDEESSKQLYARKRLTFDAQASVVERETELWTQVIGQMQERFGEIIDGLSQLQDFSLFNLKAENGLFVKGFGQAYQVSGDDLVDFVHLQEGHKKVSNE comes from the coding sequence ATGGAACACCAAGTAAAACAAGAACGTCTACAAGGTCGCCTAGGTCCAGAAATTAAAGAGTTTCGCCAAGAGCGCCGTACCCTTCAACTTGCAACGGTTGATGAAGAAGGTCGCCCGAACGTAAGTTACGCGCCTTTCGTTCAGAACCAAGAAGGTTACTTTGTTCTCATTTCTGATATTGCTCGTCATGCTCGTAACTTGAAAGCGAACCCTCAAGTCTCTTTGATGATGATCGAAGACGAAGAGAGCTCGAAGCAGCTTTACGCGCGTAAGCGTTTAACGTTTGATGCTCAAGCAAGTGTTGTGGAGCGTGAAACGGAACTTTGGACTCAAGTGATCGGCCAGATGCAAGAGCGTTTTGGTGAAATCATTGATGGTTTGAGTCAGCTTCAAGATTTCTCTCTGTTCAACCTTAAAGCAGAGAATGGACTGTTCGTGAAAGGCTTTGGTCAGGCATACCAAGTGTCTGGCGACGATCTGGTGGATTTCGTTCACCTACAAGAAGGCCACAAAAAAGTATCTAACGAGTAA
- the hutX gene encoding heme utilization cystosolic carrier protein HutX, with the protein MTDTTLEMTETLEQSVARILEEEPKLLPTAIAEKLGVSEVEVVAAFPNDMAVMLDGSRAQEILEGLVGWGPVTTIMHSFGSIFEVKAPFPKGKVARGYYNLMGKEGELHGHLKLDNIKHVGLVSKAFMGRESHYFGFFSETGENIFKIYLGRNEKRELIADQVERFKALKEQA; encoded by the coding sequence ATGACAGATACAACATTAGAAATGACAGAAACTCTAGAACAAAGCGTAGCTCGAATTTTAGAAGAAGAGCCAAAACTACTGCCGACAGCAATTGCTGAGAAGCTAGGTGTTTCAGAGGTTGAAGTGGTTGCTGCTTTTCCAAACGATATGGCGGTAATGCTAGATGGCAGCCGTGCTCAAGAGATTCTAGAAGGTTTGGTTGGTTGGGGCCCAGTGACCACAATTATGCATTCATTCGGCTCAATCTTCGAAGTAAAAGCGCCATTCCCGAAAGGTAAAGTCGCGCGTGGTTACTACAACTTGATGGGCAAAGAGGGCGAGCTTCATGGCCACCTGAAACTCGACAACATCAAACACGTTGGTTTGGTGAGCAAGGCGTTCATGGGTCGTGAAAGTCATTACTTCGGTTTCTTCAGTGAAACGGGCGAGAACATTTTTAAGATCTACCTAGGCCGCAATGAAAAGCGTGAACTTATTGCCGACCAAGTTGAACGCTTCAAAGCACTAAAAGAACAAGCTTAA